One segment of Gammaproteobacteria bacterium DNA contains the following:
- the dnaJ gene encoding molecular chaperone DnaJ: MSKRDYYEVLGVARAAPEAEVKKAYRRLAMKYHPDRNPGDKAAEGKFKEAKEAYEVLTDEHKRAAYDQFGHAGVEASAGARAGGFNPADAFGDIFGDMFGDIFGGGRRAGRGQRVYRGADLRYELELELEQAVFGDSITIRVPALVRCEVCKGSGARAGSAPQTCPTCRGQGQVRMQQGFFSLQQTCPHCHGSGTVITDPCPKCRGEGRVEESRKLSVKIPPGVDSGDRIRLAGEGEAGPQAGPAGDLYVEIHVRPHALFTREGADLLCAVPVSLMTAALGGQVEVPTLDGKVVLKITPETQSGRVLRLRGKGVKPVRGGSTGDLLCRIEVETPVNLSREQKDLLRQLDASLRAGAAQHSPRELSWFEGVKRFFSHGRA; this comes from the coding sequence GTGAGCAAGCGCGACTATTACGAGGTGCTGGGCGTGGCGCGCGCTGCACCCGAAGCCGAGGTCAAGAAGGCCTACCGGCGGCTCGCCATGAAATACCATCCCGACCGCAATCCGGGCGACAAGGCGGCGGAAGGCAAATTCAAGGAAGCCAAGGAGGCCTACGAAGTCCTGACCGACGAGCACAAGCGCGCCGCCTACGACCAGTTCGGTCATGCCGGTGTGGAGGCGAGCGCCGGTGCGCGTGCCGGCGGTTTCAATCCCGCGGACGCTTTCGGCGATATCTTCGGCGACATGTTCGGAGACATTTTCGGCGGCGGCCGGCGGGCGGGGCGCGGGCAGCGCGTGTACCGCGGCGCCGACTTGCGCTATGAGCTGGAGCTGGAGCTGGAGCAGGCGGTATTCGGCGACAGCATCACCATCCGGGTGCCCGCTCTGGTGCGCTGCGAGGTCTGCAAAGGCAGCGGCGCACGTGCTGGCAGCGCGCCGCAAACCTGCCCGACCTGCCGCGGTCAGGGCCAGGTGCGCATGCAGCAGGGGTTCTTTTCGCTGCAACAGACCTGCCCGCACTGCCATGGCAGCGGCACGGTGATCACCGATCCCTGTCCCAAGTGTCGCGGCGAGGGACGTGTGGAAGAAAGCCGTAAACTGTCGGTGAAGATTCCGCCGGGCGTGGACAGCGGCGACCGCATCCGTCTGGCGGGCGAGGGCGAAGCCGGACCGCAGGCAGGTCCGGCCGGTGACCTGTACGTGGAAATCCACGTGCGTCCGCACGCGCTCTTTACCCGCGAGGGCGCGGACCTGCTGTGTGCGGTGCCGGTATCGCTCATGACCGCGGCGCTCGGCGGGCAAGTCGAGGTGCCGACGCTGGACGGCAAGGTAGTGCTCAAGATTACTCCCGAAACCCAGAGCGGCCGGGTACTGCGTCTGCGGGGCAAGGGTGTGAAGCCGGTGCGCGGCGGCAGCACCGGCGATCTGCTGTGCCGCATCGAAGTGGAGACTCCGGTGAATCTGAGCCGGGAACAGAAAGATCTGCTGCGCCAGCTCGATGCCTCATTGCGCGCCGGGGCGGCTCAACATTCGCCGCGCGAACTTTCCTGGTTCGAGGGCGTGAAGCGTTTCTTCTCACACGGCCGCGCATGA
- a CDS encoding TMEM175 family protein — MGKGRMEAFSDGVLAVIITVMVLEMKVPHAADLAALAPVLPVFLVYVLSFIYLAIYWNNHHHLVHAVERVSGPAMWANLHLLFWLSLIPFVTGWMGENHYAALPTAVYGVVLLAAALAWQPLQRALIAANGGAQSKLARAVRRDFKGKLSVVFYVVAIGLAFVNQWIADALYVLVAILWLVPDRRIERVLSE; from the coding sequence ATGGGCAAGGGGCGGATGGAGGCCTTCAGCGACGGCGTGCTGGCGGTCATCATCACCGTCATGGTGCTGGAGATGAAGGTGCCGCATGCCGCCGATCTCGCGGCGCTGGCGCCGGTGCTGCCGGTATTTCTGGTGTACGTGCTGAGTTTCATCTACCTCGCCATCTACTGGAACAACCACCACCATCTTGTGCACGCAGTGGAACGCGTCAGCGGCCCGGCGATGTGGGCCAATCTGCATCTGTTGTTCTGGCTGTCACTGATTCCCTTCGTGACGGGCTGGATGGGCGAGAATCACTACGCGGCATTGCCGACCGCGGTGTATGGCGTGGTACTGCTCGCCGCAGCGCTCGCCTGGCAGCCGCTGCAGCGCGCCCTGATTGCCGCCAACGGCGGCGCACAGTCAAAACTGGCGCGCGCCGTGCGGCGCGATTTCAAGGGCAAGCTGTCGGTCGTGTTTTACGTCGTCGCCATCGGACTGGCGTTCGTCAACCAGTGGATCGCGGACGCACTCTATGTGCTGGTGGCGATCCTGTGGCTGGTGCCCGACCGGCGCATTGAACGAGTATTGTCCGAATGA
- the dnaK gene encoding molecular chaperone DnaK: protein MSKIIGIDLGTTNSCVAIMEGGKPRVIENSEGDRTTPSIVAFTKDNEVLVGQSAKRQAVTNPRNTLYAIKRLIGRKYTDDVVQKDVGMVPYKIVKADNGDAWVEATNKKMAPPEISARVLQKMKKTAEDYLGEEVTEAVITVPAYFNDSQRQATKDAGKIAGLEVKRIINEPTAAALAYGLDKVKTDRKIAVYDLGGGTFDISIIEIAEVDGEHQFEVLATNGDTFLGGEDFDKRIIDYIAAEFHKEQGIDVRNDPLAMQRLKEAAEKAKIELSSSQQTEINLPYITADASGPKHLNIKLTRAKLEALVEDLIQKTAAPCKTALKDAGLSVSDVDEVILVGGQTRMPKVQDTVKDLFGKEPRKDVNPDEAVAVGAAVQAGVLKGEVKDVLLLDVTPLSLGIETLGGVMTKLIEKNTTIPTKATQVFSTADDNQTAVTVHVLQGEREMARDNKSLGKFDLSDIPPAPRGVPQVEVTFDIDANGILNVSAKDKATNREQKITIKASSGLSKEDIERMVKDAEAHAAEDKKARELVDTRNQAENLAHATEKSLKELGDKVSGEERARIESAISDLKDAIKKDDKHVIETKAQALSEAAGKLAERVYAAKQDEPKPAGAGASDSANAQGKDNVVDAEFEEVKDGKKQA from the coding sequence ATGAGCAAGATCATCGGCATTGACCTCGGCACCACCAACTCCTGTGTGGCCATCATGGAAGGCGGCAAGCCCCGGGTCATCGAGAACAGCGAGGGCGACCGCACCACGCCCTCGATCGTGGCCTTTACCAAGGACAACGAGGTGCTGGTGGGCCAGTCGGCGAAGCGCCAAGCGGTCACCAACCCCAGGAACACGCTGTACGCCATTAAGCGGCTCATCGGCCGCAAGTACACCGACGACGTGGTGCAGAAGGACGTCGGCATGGTGCCCTACAAGATCGTCAAAGCCGACAACGGCGATGCGTGGGTGGAGGCGACCAACAAGAAGATGGCGCCGCCGGAGATTTCGGCGCGCGTGCTGCAGAAAATGAAAAAGACCGCCGAGGACTATCTCGGCGAAGAGGTCACGGAAGCCGTGATCACGGTTCCGGCCTATTTCAACGACTCCCAGCGCCAGGCCACCAAGGATGCCGGCAAGATCGCCGGTCTCGAGGTCAAGCGCATCATCAACGAGCCGACCGCCGCGGCGCTTGCCTACGGTCTGGACAAGGTCAAGACCGACCGGAAAATCGCGGTCTACGACCTGGGCGGCGGCACCTTCGACATCTCCATCATTGAGATCGCGGAAGTGGACGGCGAGCACCAGTTCGAGGTGCTGGCCACCAACGGCGATACTTTCCTGGGCGGCGAGGATTTCGACAAGCGCATCATTGACTACATCGCCGCGGAGTTCCACAAGGAACAGGGCATCGACGTGCGCAACGATCCGCTCGCCATGCAGCGGCTGAAAGAAGCCGCGGAGAAAGCCAAGATCGAGCTGTCGTCCTCGCAGCAGACCGAGATCAACCTGCCGTACATCACCGCCGATGCCAGCGGCCCGAAGCATCTGAACATCAAGCTCACGCGTGCCAAACTCGAGGCGCTGGTGGAGGATCTCATCCAGAAAACCGCTGCGCCCTGCAAGACCGCGCTCAAGGATGCGGGCTTGTCGGTGAGCGATGTGGATGAAGTCATCCTCGTGGGCGGCCAGACACGCATGCCCAAGGTGCAGGACACCGTCAAGGATCTGTTCGGCAAGGAACCGCGCAAGGACGTGAACCCGGACGAAGCGGTGGCGGTCGGCGCCGCGGTGCAGGCCGGCGTGCTCAAGGGCGAGGTCAAGGACGTACTGCTGCTCGACGTCACGCCGCTGTCGCTCGGCATCGAGACGCTGGGCGGCGTCATGACCAAGCTCATCGAGAAGAACACCACCATTCCCACCAAGGCCACGCAGGTGTTCTCCACTGCGGATGACAACCAGACCGCGGTCACGGTGCACGTGCTGCAGGGCGAGCGCGAAATGGCGCGCGACAACAAGTCGCTTGGAAAATTCGACCTGAGCGACATTCCGCCCGCGCCGCGCGGTGTGCCGCAGGTCGAGGTGACCTTTGACATCGACGCCAACGGCATCCTGAATGTTTCCGCCAAGGACAAGGCCACCAACCGGGAGCAGAAGATCACCATCAAGGCTTCCTCGGGCCTGTCCAAGGAGGACATCGAGCGCATGGTCAAGGACGCGGAGGCGCATGCCGCCGAGGACAAGAAGGCCCGCGAGCTGGTGGACACGCGCAACCAGGCGGAAAACCTGGCGCACGCCACCGAGAAGAGCCTGAAGGAGCTGGGCGACAAAGTGTCGGGCGAGGAACGCGCACGCATCGAGTCGGCGATCAGCGACCTCAAGGATGCAATCAAGAAGGATGACAAGCACGTCATCGAGACCAAGGCCCAGGCGCTTTCGGAAGCCGCGGGCAAACTCGCCGAGCGTGTCTATGCCGCGAAGCAGGATGAGCCCAAGCCCGCGGGTGCGGGCGCGAGCGACAGCGCCAATGCGCAGGGCAAGGACAACGTGGTGGATGCCGAGTTCGAAGAGGTCAAGGACGGCAAAAAGCAGGCTTGA
- the grpE gene encoding nucleotide exchange factor GrpE, with protein MSKKHAAHVEQAAAPNPAAAEPVADPAVELKTALAEAQQKAAQNWDGYVRAVAELDNLRKRSQRDLENAHRYALERFLQELLPVKDSLEAGIAAAAGSADNLREGLEMTLKMLTALLERFDVREINPARGTAFNPEQHEAMTLQPSTEAPPGSVLLTVQKGYQLNDRLLRAARVIVAKSPDAAA; from the coding sequence ATGAGCAAGAAGCATGCCGCCCATGTGGAACAGGCCGCGGCGCCCAATCCGGCTGCGGCGGAGCCTGTGGCGGATCCGGCGGTGGAACTCAAGACGGCTCTGGCCGAAGCCCAGCAGAAGGCCGCGCAGAACTGGGACGGTTACGTACGCGCGGTGGCCGAACTCGACAATCTGCGCAAGCGCAGCCAGCGTGACCTGGAAAATGCGCACCGCTATGCGCTGGAGCGTTTCCTGCAGGAACTCTTGCCGGTCAAGGACAGCCTGGAGGCGGGGATTGCCGCAGCGGCCGGCTCGGCAGACAACCTGCGCGAAGGCCTGGAGATGACGCTCAAAATGCTGACGGCGCTGCTGGAGCGCTTTGACGTGCGCGAAATCAATCCCGCCAGGGGTACGGCCTTCAATCCCGAGCAGCACGAGGCCATGACCCTGCAGCCCAGTACCGAGGCCCCGCCCGGCAGCGTGCTGTTGACGGTGCAGAAGGGCTACCAGCTGAACGATCGGCTGCTGCGTGCGGCGCGGGTGATCGTGGCCAAATCCCCGGATGCCGCGGCTTGA
- the hrcA gene encoding heat-inducible transcriptional repressor HrcA: MTGPTAATALNERAQHLLKVLVERYIRDGEPVGSRTLSRDSGMELSPASIRNVMADLEDIGFIASPHTSAGRVPTVKGYRFFVDTLLTVKPLAQQEVRLIRQQLDVGDADPQALLTSASSLLSAVTHMAGVVTLPRLEHVAWRHIEFLPLSDNRVLAILVINEGEVQNRVLHLDRRYEPSALQQISNYLNAHFAGKDIQAVRTALIEELRSTRESMNELMLAAIHMAEKAAEHRSRNQGRSYVMAGETNLMEWAELSDVEKLRRLFEAFNQRREILHLMDKCIAAEGVQIFIGEESGYRVLDECSVVTAPYKVGDAVVGVLGVIGPTRMAYERVIPLVDLTARLLGAALNPRK; the protein is encoded by the coding sequence ATGACGGGCCCGACCGCTGCGACGGCGCTGAACGAACGCGCACAACACCTGCTCAAAGTGCTGGTGGAGCGCTATATCCGCGACGGTGAGCCCGTGGGGTCGCGCACCTTGTCGCGGGATTCCGGCATGGAGCTGAGCCCCGCGAGTATCCGCAACGTCATGGCCGATCTTGAGGACATCGGATTCATCGCTTCGCCGCACACTTCGGCCGGGCGCGTGCCCACGGTCAAGGGCTACCGTTTCTTCGTGGACACGCTGCTGACCGTGAAGCCGCTGGCACAGCAGGAAGTGCGCCTGATCCGCCAGCAGCTCGATGTGGGAGATGCCGACCCGCAGGCGTTGCTGACTTCGGCCAGCAGCCTGCTGTCGGCGGTGACCCACATGGCAGGCGTGGTCACGTTGCCACGGCTCGAACATGTCGCCTGGCGTCACATCGAATTCCTGCCGCTGTCCGACAACCGCGTACTCGCGATTCTGGTGATCAACGAGGGCGAGGTGCAGAACCGCGTTCTGCACCTGGACCGCCGTTACGAGCCCAGTGCCCTGCAGCAGATCAGCAATTACCTGAATGCGCATTTTGCCGGCAAGGACATCCAGGCCGTGCGCACCGCGCTGATCGAGGAACTGCGCAGCACGCGCGAGAGCATGAACGAGCTCATGCTGGCCGCGATCCACATGGCGGAAAAGGCCGCGGAGCACCGCAGCCGCAATCAGGGGCGCAGCTACGTGATGGCCGGCGAGACCAACCTCATGGAATGGGCCGAGCTGTCGGACGTGGAAAAGCTGCGCCGGCTGTTCGAGGCCTTCAATCAGCGGCGTGAAATCCTGCACCTCATGGACAAGTGCATCGCCGCGGAGGGCGTGCAGATCTTCATCGGCGAGGAATCCGGTTACCGGGTGCTGGACGAATGCAGCGTGGTGACTGCGCCTTACAAGGTGGGCGACGCAGTGGTCGGCGTGCTGGGCGTGATCGGCCCCACGCGCATGGCCTACGAGCGCGTCATCCCGCTGGTGGATTTGACCGCGCGCCTGCTGGGCGCAGCCTTGAACCCGCGCAAGTAA
- a CDS encoding NAD(+) kinase produces MPAHFATIAVLGREGDPQIAATLMRLLAQLRVMHAVTLVDAALAPLLGHPSDAQLADHPRLAAAADLAIVIGGDGTLLRAAHLFTARPVPLVGINLGRLGFLTDISPDSMDTDIAAILRGEYHSDRRLLLEAEVVHGTHTAACVPALNDVVIQKTGGGRLIEFETHVDGQFVCAHRADGIIVATPTGSTAYALSGGGSILHPALDAMILVPICPHALGDRPIVLGAGSRVEIVISQTHGGRAQATSDGQHTQILNAGDRIRVWRADRAMTFIHPRGHDYFRILRTKLHWGPAPARGDNE; encoded by the coding sequence ATGCCTGCTCATTTTGCCACCATCGCCGTGCTGGGCCGCGAAGGCGACCCGCAAATTGCCGCGACGCTCATGCGGTTGCTGGCGCAGCTGCGCGTCATGCACGCCGTGACGCTGGTGGACGCGGCGCTGGCGCCGCTGCTCGGACACCCATCCGATGCGCAACTGGCCGACCATCCACGGTTGGCCGCGGCCGCGGATCTGGCCATCGTCATCGGGGGCGACGGCACGCTGCTCAGGGCTGCGCACCTGTTCACGGCCCGGCCGGTGCCGCTGGTCGGCATCAACCTCGGGCGCCTGGGTTTTCTCACCGACATTTCGCCGGACTCGATGGACACGGACATCGCGGCCATCCTGCGCGGCGAATACCACTCCGATCGCCGTCTGCTGCTCGAAGCCGAAGTTGTGCACGGTACACACACTGCCGCCTGTGTACCGGCGCTCAACGACGTGGTCATCCAGAAAACCGGCGGCGGGCGTCTCATCGAATTTGAAACGCATGTGGACGGGCAATTCGTGTGCGCACACCGCGCCGACGGCATCATCGTGGCCACGCCCACCGGCTCGACGGCCTACGCGCTTTCCGGCGGTGGTTCAATTCTGCACCCCGCGCTGGATGCCATGATCCTGGTACCCATCTGTCCGCATGCGCTCGGTGACCGCCCCATCGTACTGGGCGCCGGCAGTCGTGTGGAAATCGTGATCAGCCAGACCCACGGAGGCCGGGCGCAGGCCACCAGCGACGGCCAGCACACGCAAATACTCAATGCCGGTGACCGCATACGCGTGTGGCGCGCGGATCGCGCCATGACGTTCATTCATCCACGCGGTCACGATTACTTCCGCATACTGCGCACCAAGCTGCACTGGGGTCCGGCGCCCGCGCGCGGCGATAATGAATAA
- the recN gene encoding DNA repair protein RecN translates to MLTQLAIRDFAIIDRMDLDLAAGLSVLSGETGAGKSIFVDALGLVLGDRADAEVIRLGAERAEIGAEFDIGKLPSVRTWLDAHELAADGACILRRVIGRDGRTRGQINGRSVPLQLLRELGEQLVDIHGQHEHQSLLRPAAQLALLDEYADKAALLAKVTGLYREWKAAHERLTELRAAARNRDTQLDLLGHQVSELDALGLQPGEIAALDAEHRCLANSGKLMQGAQTALDAVYENEETSAHQLTHQALAALSALGELDVRLKPVGDLLNNAEIQLAEAGETLRRYLADTDLDPRRLEQVESRLGAIHNLARKHHLDPEELPALLEKLRIELHAVENAEVALQELERELARLRDAYRESARQLSRERVQTAARLGTKTTGIMRELGMPGGRFAIETHTDAERFSTLGSDTVEFEVSANPGQPLKALARVASGGELSRIALAIQVVAARASAVPCMIFDEVDAGIGGGVAEIVGRYLRSLGASRQVLCVTHLPQVASQAHQHFRVLKQTHGESTSVRIDLLDKKSRIEELARMLGGVEITATTRKHASEMIARAGNS, encoded by the coding sequence ATGCTGACCCAGCTCGCCATCCGCGACTTTGCCATCATCGACAGGATGGACCTGGATCTGGCCGCCGGCCTGAGCGTGCTCAGCGGCGAAACCGGTGCCGGCAAATCCATCTTCGTGGACGCATTGGGGCTGGTGCTCGGCGACCGGGCCGACGCCGAAGTGATTCGTCTGGGCGCCGAGCGCGCCGAAATCGGCGCCGAATTCGACATCGGCAAACTGCCATCGGTGCGTACATGGCTGGATGCGCATGAGCTCGCGGCCGACGGCGCGTGCATTCTGCGGCGCGTCATCGGCCGTGATGGTCGTACGCGCGGCCAGATCAATGGACGCAGCGTACCGCTGCAGCTGCTGCGCGAGCTTGGTGAACAGCTGGTGGACATCCATGGCCAGCATGAACACCAGTCATTGCTCAGGCCGGCTGCACAGCTTGCACTGCTTGACGAGTATGCCGACAAGGCGGCCCTGCTTGCCAAAGTCACCGGGCTGTACCGCGAGTGGAAAGCAGCGCATGAGCGCCTCACGGAATTGCGCGCCGCCGCCCGGAACCGCGACACGCAGCTGGATCTGCTTGGCCATCAGGTAAGCGAGCTCGACGCTTTGGGTTTGCAGCCGGGTGAAATCGCGGCGCTGGACGCAGAGCACCGTTGCCTCGCCAACAGCGGCAAGCTCATGCAAGGCGCGCAAACCGCGCTCGACGCAGTTTATGAAAATGAAGAAACTTCCGCGCATCAATTGACTCACCAGGCATTGGCCGCGCTCAGCGCGTTGGGTGAACTCGATGTGCGCCTGAAGCCGGTCGGGGACCTACTGAACAATGCCGAAATCCAGCTCGCGGAGGCCGGCGAAACGCTGCGCCGCTACCTGGCCGACACGGATCTCGATCCGCGGCGACTGGAACAGGTTGAAAGCCGCCTGGGTGCGATTCACAATCTGGCACGCAAGCACCACCTCGATCCCGAGGAGTTGCCCGCGTTGCTGGAAAAGCTGCGCATCGAGCTGCACGCGGTCGAAAACGCCGAAGTCGCGCTACAGGAACTGGAACGCGAACTCGCGCGGCTGCGCGACGCCTACCGCGAGTCCGCCAGACAACTCAGCCGCGAGCGCGTGCAGACGGCTGCCCGCCTTGGAACCAAAACCACCGGCATCATGCGCGAACTCGGAATGCCCGGCGGCCGCTTCGCGATCGAGACCCACACTGACGCCGAGCGCTTTTCAACGCTCGGCAGCGACACGGTGGAATTCGAGGTGAGCGCCAACCCCGGCCAACCGCTCAAAGCGCTGGCGCGCGTGGCTTCGGGAGGTGAACTTTCGCGCATTGCGCTCGCCATCCAGGTGGTGGCGGCGCGTGCCAGCGCCGTGCCCTGCATGATTTTCGACGAAGTGGACGCCGGCATTGGCGGCGGGGTGGCCGAAATCGTCGGCCGCTATCTGCGCAGCCTCGGCGCCAGCCGCCAGGTGCTGTGCGTCACGCATCTGCCGCAGGTGGCTTCGCAGGCGCATCAGCACTTCCGCGTGCTCAAGCAGACCCACGGCGAGAGTACATCCGTACGCATCGACTTGCTCGACAAAAAATCCAGGATTGAGGAGCTCGCACGCATGCTGGGCGGGGTGGAAATCACCGCTACTACACGCAAGCATGCCAGCGAAATGATCGCGCGCGCGGGTAATTCCTGA
- the fur gene encoding ferric iron uptake transcriptional regulator, giving the protein MESQELRNAGLKVTLPRVKILEILESSVLRHMSAEDMYKALLDSGEDIGLATVYRVLTQFETAGLVTRHHFEGGHSVFELNQGMHHDHIVCVKCGRVDEFVDGEIEKRQKQIAIAKGYEITDHSLYLYGVCSECRKTLNK; this is encoded by the coding sequence GTGGAAAGCCAGGAATTGCGCAACGCCGGTCTCAAGGTGACCCTGCCACGGGTCAAGATTCTCGAGATCCTGGAAAGCAGCGTGCTGCGCCACATGAGCGCCGAGGACATGTACAAGGCGCTGCTGGATTCCGGCGAGGACATCGGCCTGGCCACCGTTTACCGCGTGCTTACGCAGTTCGAGACTGCCGGTCTCGTGACCCGGCATCATTTCGAAGGCGGGCATTCCGTATTTGAACTGAACCAGGGCATGCACCACGATCACATCGTGTGCGTGAAGTGCGGGCGGGTGGACGAGTTCGTGGACGGCGAGATCGAAAAACGCCAGAAGCAGATTGCCATCGCCAAGGGTTATGAAATCACCGACCACTCACTGTATCTGTACGGCGTCTGCTCGGAATGCCGCAAGACCCTGAATAAATAG
- a CDS encoding outer membrane protein assembly factor BamE: MRLIVPALLLAALALSACVYRPDIKQGNFLKPEMIEQVKPGMTEAQVRFVLGPPMIRDPFHTDRWDYVYYNLPSSLAPKQGVSREHVVVYFKDGKVVSIEKLPMTGATDG, translated from the coding sequence ATGCGCCTGATTGTTCCCGCCCTGCTGTTGGCAGCGCTCGCCCTGAGCGCTTGCGTTTATCGTCCCGACATCAAGCAGGGCAATTTTCTCAAGCCCGAGATGATCGAACAGGTCAAGCCCGGCATGACCGAGGCGCAGGTGCGTTTTGTCCTGGGTCCGCCCATGATCCGCGATCCGTTCCATACTGATCGCTGGGACTATGTCTACTACAACCTGCCAAGCAGCCTGGCACCGAAACAAGGCGTGAGTCGCGAACACGTCGTGGTGTACTTCAAGGACGGCAAGGTCGTGAGCATCGAGAAACTTCCGATGACGGGCGCAACGGACGGTTGA
- a CDS encoding RnfH family protein: protein MSNPRTLHVEVVYAHRDLQRLVRLAVPAGTTARDAVRLSGLAQEFPELAAIRCRLGVSGRLVNAEQLLRDGDRVEIYRPLQLDPRQARRRRARG, encoded by the coding sequence ATGTCAAACCCGCGAACTCTGCACGTTGAAGTCGTTTATGCGCATCGCGACCTGCAGCGCTTGGTGAGGCTGGCGGTGCCGGCCGGCACGACGGCACGCGATGCCGTGCGGCTTTCCGGGCTGGCGCAGGAATTTCCCGAGCTTGCGGCGATCCGCTGTCGACTTGGAGTATCGGGTCGCCTGGTGAACGCGGAGCAATTGCTGCGGGACGGCGACCGCGTGGAGATCTATCGGCCGTTGCAACTTGACCCCAGGCAGGCGCGTCGCAGGCGTGCCCGCGGGTAA
- a CDS encoding type II toxin-antitoxin system RatA family toxin — MRTVNKSALVPYTAAHMYALVNDVERYPEFLPWCRSARILSQSSAEMCASLELARSGFHKTFTTCNRLDPGRSIVIALDRGPFRHLEGHWGFADLGPEGSRVTLNMEFEFAGTMLDLMAGPVFHEICNSLVTAFTRRAAALYVKPANSAR, encoded by the coding sequence ATGCGCACCGTCAATAAGTCGGCGCTCGTGCCGTACACCGCCGCGCACATGTATGCGCTGGTGAATGACGTCGAGCGCTACCCCGAGTTCCTGCCGTGGTGCCGCAGCGCCCGCATCCTCAGCCAGAGCTCCGCTGAGATGTGCGCCAGCCTGGAACTCGCGCGTAGCGGTTTCCACAAGACCTTCACCACCTGCAACCGGCTCGATCCGGGTCGCAGCATCGTGATTGCGCTGGATCGCGGTCCGTTCCGGCATCTTGAGGGCCATTGGGGATTCGCGGATCTTGGGCCCGAGGGTTCCAGGGTCACGCTCAACATGGAATTCGAATTCGCCGGAACGATGCTCGACCTGATGGCCGGTCCGGTGTTTCACGAGATCTGCAATTCGCTGGTGACGGCGTTCACACGCCGCGCCGCGGCCTTGTATGTCAAACCCGCGAACTCTGCACGTTGA
- the smpB gene encoding SsrA-binding protein SmpB has protein sequence MPQQKEATEPAAATIALNKRARFDYFIEERLEAGLALQGWEVKSLRAHKAQITEGYVLIKSGEAWLLGAHVTPLNTASTHVHPDPTRTRKLLLKRVELDRLTGAVERKGYTLVPLALYWKRGRAKLEIGLAKGKKLHDKRSTEKARDWQRQKQRLVRHG, from the coding sequence ATGCCGCAACAGAAAGAAGCCACCGAGCCCGCTGCTGCGACCATCGCACTCAACAAGCGCGCGCGCTTTGACTATTTCATCGAAGAGCGTCTCGAAGCCGGTCTCGCGCTGCAAGGCTGGGAGGTCAAAAGCCTGCGTGCACACAAGGCGCAGATCACCGAGGGCTACGTGCTCATCAAGAGCGGTGAAGCCTGGCTGCTGGGCGCACACGTAACGCCGCTCAATACCGCCTCCACCCACGTGCATCCCGATCCCACGCGCACGCGCAAGCTGCTGCTCAAGCGCGTGGAACTGGATCGGCTCACCGGCGCGGTCGAGCGCAAGGGCTATACGCTCGTGCCACTCGCGCTCTACTGGAAACGCGGGCGCGCCAAACTTGAAATCGGCCTGGCCAAGGGCAAGAAACTCCACGACAAGCGCAGCACCGAAAAGGCACGTGACTGGCAGCGCCAGAAGCAGCGCCTGGTGCGACATGGCTGA